CAGTCCGTGCTCCGGATCGTCGAGCAAAGCTGTCCGCAAGTGGACGTCCGCTCCGAGGTTTTCCGCTATTCCGGCGCTGATCGCGCCATGGATCCCATCCGGATAGAGCTTTGCCACGCTCTCGTCCCGCTGTTCGTGCCGGCCCTCGTTCCACACCAGAACCCGAATCATGGGACCAATCTAAGCACTACGGCTTGCGGCCGACGGCCCCCAACAGGATCTTGCTGACCAGATCCGCCGGCAGGTTCGGCCCCTCCGGCCACCACTCCAGCAGATACGTCAACCCCGGCTCGACCAGCTCCAGCCCGTCCAGGATGGCCATCATCTCGGCGCGGTCCCGAAACCGGATGTCCGGAAACGCCGTACGCGCCGCCGTTTCCGCGCGGCCGGCCAGCTTGTCCAGATCGCTGCCATCGTGCGGATTGAAGGCGTGTGTCATGGCGACGTACGATCCGGACACCAGTGGCCGGACGTATCCGTCCACGATGCCTCTCACCTCGGCGAGGTCGGGAATTCCGTGCAGCGTCAGGCAATGCATGACGGCGACCGGCCGGTCCAGGTCGAGGTTGGCCAGCACGACCTCGTTGGTCAGCAACAGGTCCGGATGGCGCAGGTCGGCGGCGACGAAATGGGTACGCCCGTTCTCCGCCAGCAATGCCTGTCCGTGCGCGATCACCGCCGGGTCGTTGTCGACGTAGATGACCATCGCCTCGGAGTTTTCCGCCTGCGCGACCTGATGGACGTTTTCGCTTGCCGGCAGGCCGGAACCGAGCTCGATGAACTGGTCGATGCCGATGTCCCTGGCCAGCCAGCGGACCACCCGCATCAGCCACTGCCGGTTGATCCTGGCCATCCGGATCAGCTCGGGACCGACGCCGGTCGCACCGGCGACCCGGTTGTAGAGCTGCCGGTCGACCTCGAAGTTGTCCCGGCCGCCGAGCGCGAAGTCGTACGCACGCGCGATGCTGGGCTTGTCGGTGTCGATGATGGGGCGCCCGATCTCTGGATGAGTCGGGGAATCGGACTGAGGCATGGCCACGACCTCACACTGGAGCTGTTGCGCAGGCAACAAAGAGTAGGGGATCTGCCACCGGCCGCACAGCCCCGCCGGACAAATCACCCCTTACAGGTGACTGACCAGGGTCCAAAGTCCTGTCCGGCTGGTCAAAGGGGTGCGATCACAGGCACAGTACGTGTACCTTGCGTGACCAATGGCGCCGGTGGGACTAGGATGGGGACGCGACACTCTGCCAGTTCTCTGGCTAATCC
The nucleotide sequence above comes from Fodinicola acaciae. Encoded proteins:
- a CDS encoding SAM-dependent methyltransferase, with the translated sequence MPQSDSPTHPEIGRPIIDTDKPSIARAYDFALGGRDNFEVDRQLYNRVAGATGVGPELIRMARINRQWLMRVVRWLARDIGIDQFIELGSGLPASENVHQVAQAENSEAMVIYVDNDPAVIAHGQALLAENGRTHFVAADLRHPDLLLTNEVVLANLDLDRPVAVMHCLTLHGIPDLAEVRGIVDGYVRPLVSGSYVAMTHAFNPHDGSDLDKLAGRAETAARTAFPDIRFRDRAEMMAILDGLELVEPGLTYLLEWWPEGPNLPADLVSKILLGAVGRKP